Proteins encoded by one window of Homoserinimonas aerilata:
- a CDS encoding Rv0909 family putative TA system antitoxin produces the protein MAGFDDITKKAQEFLADDKVKDALKSEQAEDISDKVLDGAEDVVNKVTGGKFAGQVGDARAEADKRVGTD, from the coding sequence ATGGCCGGATTCGATGACATCACCAAGAAGGCGCAGGAGTTCCTCGCCGACGACAAGGTGAAGGATGCGCTGAAGAGCGAGCAGGCTGAGGACATCAGCGACAAGGTCCTCGACGGTGCGGAGGATGTCGTCAACAAGGTGACGGGCGGCAAGTTCGCCGGACAGGTGGGCGACGCCCGCGCCGAGGCCGACAAGCGCGTCGGCACCGACTAG
- the rplC gene encoding 50S ribosomal protein L3 gives MSKLTTRKGLLGKKLGMTQVWDANNKLIPVTVIEITPNVVTQVRTPEVDGYSAVQIAYGQIDPRKANKPATGHFDKAGVTPRRHLTEVRTSDAGDYSLGQEIAVDIFEAGKKVDVVGTSKGKGFAGVMKRHNFAGVSASHGAHRNHRKPGSIGASSTPSRVFKGMRMAGRMGGDRVTVQGLTVHAVDLEKGLLLVKGAVPGARGRIVFVRNAVKGA, from the coding sequence ATGTCTAAACTTACGACTCGCAAGGGTCTGCTGGGCAAGAAGCTCGGCATGACTCAGGTCTGGGACGCCAACAACAAGCTGATCCCCGTCACCGTCATCGAGATCACCCCCAACGTCGTCACCCAGGTTCGTACTCCTGAGGTCGACGGCTACAGTGCCGTCCAGATCGCTTACGGCCAGATCGACCCGCGCAAGGCGAACAAGCCTGCGACCGGTCACTTCGACAAGGCCGGCGTCACGCCGCGCCGTCACCTCACCGAGGTTCGCACCTCCGACGCCGGCGACTACTCGCTCGGCCAGGAGATCGCGGTTGACATCTTCGAGGCCGGCAAGAAGGTCGACGTCGTCGGCACCAGCAAGGGCAAGGGTTTCGCCGGTGTCATGAAGCGCCACAACTTCGCCGGTGTCTCGGCGTCGCACGGTGCGCACCGCAACCACCGCAAGCCGGGTTCGATCGGCGCCTCGTCGACCCCCAGCCGTGTCTTCAAGGGCATGCGCATGGCCGGTCGTATGGGTGGCGACCGCGTCACCGTCCAGGGCCTCACGGTCCACGCTGTCGACCTCGAGAAGGGTCTGCTGCTCGTCAAGGGCGCGGTTCCCGGTGCTCGTGGCCGCATCGTGTTCGTTCGCAACGCAGTGAAGGGAGCCTAG
- the rpsJ gene encoding 30S ribosomal protein S10: MAGQKIRIRLKSYDHEVIDSSARKIVDTVTRAGATVVGPVPLPTEKNVVVVIRSPHKYKDSREHFEKRTHKRLIDIIDPTPKAVDSLMRLDLPADVNIEIKL, from the coding sequence ATGGCGGGACAGAAGATCCGCATTCGACTTAAGTCGTACGACCACGAGGTCATCGACAGCTCGGCGCGCAAGATCGTCGACACGGTGACCCGTGCGGGCGCGACGGTGGTCGGTCCGGTGCCCCTTCCTACGGAGAAGAACGTGGTCGTCGTGATCCGCTCTCCTCACAAGTACAAGGACAGCCGCGAGCACTTCGAGAAGCGCACCCACAAGCGCCTGATCGACATCATTGACCCGACTCCGAAGGCTGTCGACTCGCTCATGCGTCTCGACCTGCCGGCCGACGTCAACATCGAGATCAAGCTCTAG